The following are encoded in a window of Poecile atricapillus isolate bPoeAtr1 chromosome 21, bPoeAtr1.hap1, whole genome shotgun sequence genomic DNA:
- the DYNLL2 gene encoding dynein light chain 2, cytoplasmic isoform X2 has translation MSDRKAVIKNADMSEDMQQDAVDCATQAMEKYNIEKDIAAYIKKEFDKKYNPTWHCIVGRNFGSYVTHETKHFIYFYLGQVAILLFKSG, from the exons ATGTCTGACAGGAAGGCTGTGATCAAGAATGCGGACATGTCCGAGGACATGCAGCAGGATGCCGTAGACTGTGCTACACAGGCCATGGAGAAGTACAACATAGAAAAGGACATTGCAGCATATATCAAGAAG gAATTTGACAAGAAATACAACCCAACTTGGCACTGCATTGTTGGCAGAAACTTTGGCAGCTATGTAACACACGAGACAAAGCACTTCATCTATTTTTACTTGGGTCAGGTTGCAATTCTTCTCTTCAAGTCTGGATAG
- the DYNLL2 gene encoding dynein light chain 2, cytoplasmic isoform X1, giving the protein MFCLRFTMSDRKAVIKNADMSEDMQQDAVDCATQAMEKYNIEKDIAAYIKKEFDKKYNPTWHCIVGRNFGSYVTHETKHFIYFYLGQVAILLFKSG; this is encoded by the exons ATGTTCTGCCTTAGGTTCACGATGTCTGACAGGAAGGCTGTGATCAAGAATGCGGACATGTCCGAGGACATGCAGCAGGATGCCGTAGACTGTGCTACACAGGCCATGGAGAAGTACAACATAGAAAAGGACATTGCAGCATATATCAAGAAG gAATTTGACAAGAAATACAACCCAACTTGGCACTGCATTGTTGGCAGAAACTTTGGCAGCTATGTAACACACGAGACAAAGCACTTCATCTATTTTTACTTGGGTCAGGTTGCAATTCTTCTCTTCAAGTCTGGATAG